A single region of the Lycium barbarum isolate Lr01 chromosome 2, ASM1917538v2, whole genome shotgun sequence genome encodes:
- the LOC132622380 gene encoding L-type lectin-domain containing receptor kinase S.6 — protein MHFSLQNLIRVTLIFILTINSPSLSAPFLPLNNVTLYGDASFTAKSINLTQQHNCSSSSTQTSPVSGIGRAFYTYPVRFLDSLTNNTASFLCTFTFTILATPSCPFGDGFAFLITSDVDSLSISDGYMGLPKQYSDMEDSYLAVEFNTNDNHIGVDMKESWSLGSIDVDLKSGKEMAVRIEYKDSEKMIRVWIGYELQIRPPNPVLSTHIDISNQLKEFMRIGFTAKGSAVYSINRWRFRTFGLISSSMSWDQSDEGDCLMCFPEEIGEHSSDSNHSKSLLKLIFVYGGIAVIVALLGFILAIVFVFVSKRRKRDKGGEEGEGKMCRLQGNRVPQRLSLSEIKSATEGFNHERIIGEGASAVVYEGDIPSKGAVAIKRFVQGNRLGPSHIPFNTEFASMVGCLRHKNLIQLQGWCCERNELVLVYEFMPNGSLDKILHERSHLTKFLTWERRLNIVLGVSSALVYLHEECEEHIIHRDVKTCNIMLDAEFNAKLGDFGLAEVFDNSRTRDATVPAGTMGYFAPEYVYSGIPTVKTDVYSFGVVVLEVASGRKPIDEGGILITDWVWDLWEKGRVTEAADPKLMGRFQKNEMDRMLVVGLSCVHPNDEKRPRMREVARMLKDEAPLPILPPKKPTVRIQSVLPEGCEEIMNWAGRLEDTPWSTPKTHFSRN, from the coding sequence ATGCATTTTTCATTGCAAAATCTCATAAGGGTCACTCTCATTTTCATCTTAACCATCAATTCACCTTCACTTTCAGCTCCATTTTTACCTCTAAACAATGTAACTCTCTATGGTGACGCTTCATTTACTGCAAAATCCATCAACTTAACACAACAACACAACtgttcatcatcatcaacacaaaCATCTCCTGTTTCTGGTATTGGAAGAGCTTTTTACACATATCCAGTTCGTTTTCTTGATTCTTTAACAAATAACACTGCTTCTTTCTTATGTACTTTCACTTTTACAATACTAGCCACCCCTTCTTGTCCTTTTGGTGATGGGTTTGCGTTCTTGATCACTTCTGATGTTGATTCTTTGAGTATATCTGATGGATATATGGGTTTACCGAAGCAATATTCGGATATGGAAGATTCATATTTGGCTGTGGAGTTTAATACTAATGATAACCATATTGGTGTTGATATGAAAGAATCTTGGTCTTTGGGTTCTATTGATGTTGATTTGAAAAGTGGGAAAGAAATGGCGGTTAGGATTGAGTATAAAGATTCTGAGAAAATGATTAGAGTTTGGATTGGTTATGAATTGCAAATTAGGCCACCTAATCCTGTTCTGTCAACCCATATTGATATTTCTAATCAGTTGAAGGAGTTTATGAGGATTGGTTTTACTGCTAAAGGGTCTGCTGTTTATTCGATTAATCGTTGGCGGTTTAGAACGTTTGGTTTGATTTCGTCTTCAATGTCTTGGGATCAATCTGATGAAGGAGATTGTTTGATGTGTTTCCCTGAGGAAATTGGTGAGCATTCTTCTGATTCTAATCATAGTAAAAGTTTACTTAAATTGATTTTTGTATATGGAGGGATAGCTGTAATTGTTGCACTTCTTGGTTTTATTCTGGCTATTGTGTTTGTTTTTGTTTCAAAACGAAGAAAACGTGATAAAGGGGGGGAGGAGGGTGAAGGGAAAATGTGTAGATTACAAGGAAATAGAGTTCCTCAAAGATTGTCGTTGTCCGAAATAAAATCAGCCACAGAAGGTTTTAATCATGAAAGGATAATTGGTGAAGGTGCATCTGCTGTTGTGTATGAAGGAGATATTCCCTCTAAGGGAGCTGTGGCTATTAAAAGATTTGTCCAAGGGAATAGATTAGGTCCTTCACATATACCTTTTAATACTGAATTTGCTTCTATGGTTGGTTGTTTAAGACACAAGAATTTGATTCAGTTACAAGGTTGGTGCTGTGAGAGGAATGAGTTGGTTTTGGTGTATGAATTCATGCCTAATGGTAGCCTTGACAAAATCCTTCACGAGCGATCGCATTTGACTAAGTTTCTGACATGGGAGAGAAGACTTAACATAGTTCTTGGTGTTTCATCTGCTTTGGTGTATCTGCATGAAGAGTGTGAGGAACATATAATTCATAGAGATGTCAAGACTTGTAATATAATGCTTGATGCTGAGTTCAATGCCAAGCTTGGTGATTTTGGTTTGGCAGAAGTGTTTGATAATTCTAGGACAAGGGATGCTACTGTGCCAGCTGGCACAATGGGGTATTTTGCACCGGAGTATGTTTATTCCGGTATTCCAACTGTTAAAACAGATGTGTATAGCTTTGGTGTTGTGGTACTTGAAGTGGCATCAGGTAGAAAGCCTATCGATGAAGGTGGCATTTTGATTACTGATTGGGTGTGGGATTTGTGGGAGAAAGGGAGGGTAACTGAGGCTGCTGATCCTAAACTAATGGGACGATTTCAGAAGAACGAGATGGATAGGATGCTCGTCGTGGGACTTTCTTGTGTGCATCCTAATGATGAGAAGAGACCGAGAATGAGAGAAGTTGCGCGTATGCTTAAAGATGAAGCTCCACTTCCTATTTTGCCTCCAAAGAAGCCAACTGTGAGGATTCAATCTGTTTTACCAGAGGGGTGTGAAGAAATCATGAATTGGGCTGGAAGATTGGAGGATACACCATGGTCCACTCCAAAAACTCATTTTAGCAGGAACTAG